A stretch of DNA from bacterium:
ACCCGATGGAGCTGAAGCGCGGCATCGAGCAGGCCGTGGAGGCTGCGATCAAGACGATCGACGAGATGTCGAGGCCGGTCTCGGGCGCTGAGATCGCCCACGTCGGTACGATCTCGGCCAACAACGACCCCGAGATCGGCGGCATCATCGCCGAGGCGATGGAGAAGGTCGGCAAAGACGGCGTCATCACCGTCGAAGAAGCTCGCGGCATGGACACCATGCTCGAGGTCGTCGAAGGCATGCAGTTCGATCGTGGCTACCTCTCGCCCTACTTCGTTTCCGACCCCGAGCGCATGGAGGCCGTGCTGGAGGACGCCAAGATCCTGCTCCATGAGAAGAAGATCAGCTCGATGAAGGATCTTCTGCCGATTCTCGAGCAGACCGCCAAGCAGGGCAAGCCCCTCCTCATCATTGCCGAGGATATCGAGGGCGAGGCCCTGGCGACACTCGTCGTCAACAAGCTGCGCGGCACGCTCAACGTGGCCGCCGTCAAGGCGCCCGGTTTCGGTGACCGCAGGAAGGCCATGCTCGAGGACATCGCGATCCTCTCCGGCGGCCGGGTCATCACCGAGGATCTCGGCATCAAGCTCGAGAACGTCCAGTGGGATGATCTCGGCGACGCCAAGAAGGTCGTCATCACCAAGGACGAGACCACTCTGGTCACGGACTCCGAGGACACCAAGCGTCGCGACGCGATCGCCGGCCGGGTCAAGCAGATCCGCAACCAGCGCGGCGAGACGACCTCCGACTGCGACCGCGAGAAGCGCCAGGAGCGCCTGGCGAAGCTGGTTGGTGGTGTCGCCGTGATCAAGGTCGGTGCCGCGACCGAGACCGAGATGAAGGAGAAGAAGGCTCGGGTCGAGGATGCGATGCACGCCACCAAGGCGGCCGTCGAAGAGGGCATCGTGCCCGGCGGCGGGATTACGTTTCTGCGGGCGATCGAAGCGGTCGACGGCGTCAAGGTCGAAGGCGACCTCCAGGTGGGTGTCGACATCGTCCGTCGTGCGCTCGAGGAGCCGACTCGTCAGATCGCCAACAACGCCGGCCAGGAAGGCTCGGTGGTGGTCAAGGAGCTGTTCTCGACCAAGGGCGCGACCGGCTACAACGCTCAGACCAATGAGTACGAGGACCTGGTCAAGGCCGGTGTCATCGATCCGGCCAAGGTCACCAAGACCGCGCTTCTCAACGCCTCTTCGATCGCGGGCTTGATGCTCACGACCGAGGCTCTGGTCTCCGAGATCAAGGAGAAGGAAGAGGGCGGCGAGGGCGGCATGCCTCCTGGAGGCATGGGCGGCATGGGTGGCATGGGCGGAATGTACTAAATCCCGCTCAGAAAGTAAGCTTTCGAACGGCCCGGGACAACCCGGGCCGTTTTTTATTTCGTGAACAGGAAATTCGCCGACGGCGGCGTCCCGGAACCGGACAGCCAGCCAGTCACCTCGGTTCGGTCGAGTGATCGCCTTGCCGGCCGTGCTTCGTGGGCACTGAAACCATGCTTCCAGAACAGTTCGAACGTCTCGAGAAAGTGCGGATTCCCAGCGGCTGAGCGGGGCCGGTCCAGATATGTCTCGACCATCCAGACCGAGGGTGCGGCCCGCTGCAGGGTCTCGCGGGCACCCTCGAGGACGCCTAGCTCGGCCCCTTCCACGTCGATCTTCACGAGCAGCCGGCGGTCGGCGAAGCGATCTCCGAGGAGCAAGTCCAGAGTGCTCGTGCTGACGGTCTCCACATAGGGCGAGTCGACACCCTTCCAGTCGCGCGTCGTGGAAACACCTCCGCCCACGCCCCAGAACTCGGCCTCGCCGGCCTCATGTGCCAGTCCCAACGAGCAGACCTCGACGTCGGTGAAGCCATTGCGTTTCAGGTTCGCTCCCAGGTAGCGGAGGTTGGCGGAATTGGGTTCCACGGCGACGACTTCGACGCCGCGGGTTCGAGCAAGCAGAGTGTAGTAGCCGACGTTCGCGCCGATGTCGACGAACACATCCACGGTCTCCATGAGAGACGCGAGGAGCTCGACTTCCTCGGCTTCGAAAGCGTCCGACGCTACCTCTCGGTTTCCGGAGATCTCGAAACCCCGCGCCGTGGCCGTGTAGCAGCGCGTTCTGAACCGGGACTCGTCACGCAGTCTCCGATAGGCTGTGGCCAACCAGGGAAAGCGATTGAGCCAACGGATGGTAGCCATTTTGAAAGTTCGGGGCGCAAGCCGGAAGAGT
This window harbors:
- the groL gene encoding chaperonin GroEL (60 kDa chaperone family; promotes refolding of misfolded polypeptides especially under stressful conditions; forms two stacked rings of heptamers to form a barrel-shaped 14mer; ends can be capped by GroES; misfolded proteins enter the barrel where they are refolded when GroES binds); protein product: MAKQITYSEDARRAILSGVNKLADAVRVTLGPKGRNVVIEKKFGSPTITKDGVTVAKEIELGDPIENMGAQMVREVASKTSDVAGDGTTTATVLAQAIFREGSKNVTAGANPMELKRGIEQAVEAAIKTIDEMSRPVSGAEIAHVGTISANNDPEIGGIIAEAMEKVGKDGVITVEEARGMDTMLEVVEGMQFDRGYLSPYFVSDPERMEAVLEDAKILLHEKKISSMKDLLPILEQTAKQGKPLLIIAEDIEGEALATLVVNKLRGTLNVAAVKAPGFGDRRKAMLEDIAILSGGRVITEDLGIKLENVQWDDLGDAKKVVITKDETTLVTDSEDTKRRDAIAGRVKQIRNQRGETTSDCDREKRQERLAKLVGGVAVIKVGAATETEMKEKKARVEDAMHATKAAVEEGIVPGGGITFLRAIEAVDGVKVEGDLQVGVDIVRRALEEPTRQIANNAGQEGSVVVKELFSTKGATGYNAQTNEYEDLVKAGVIDPAKVTKTALLNASSIAGLMLTTEALVSEIKEKEEGGEGGMPPGGMGGMGGMGGMY
- a CDS encoding FkbM family methyltransferase — translated: MATIRWLNRFPWLATAYRRLRDESRFRTRCYTATARGFEISGNREVASDAFEAEEVELLASLMETVDVFVDIGANVGYYTLLARTRGVEVVAVEPNSANLRYLGANLKRNGFTDVEVCSLGLAHEAGEAEFWGVGGGVSTTRDWKGVDSPYVETVSTSTLDLLLGDRFADRRLLVKIDVEGAELGVLEGARETLQRAAPSVWMVETYLDRPRSAAGNPHFLETFELFWKHGFSAHEARPARRSLDRTEVTGWLSGSGTPPSANFLFTK